Genomic segment of Ralstonia pickettii:
GCGATTGATTTCCTGCTCCAGCCCCGCTATCTGCACCGGGGCCGCATTGGCGGCTTCGTCCAGCAGCTTGCGGCGCGCCAAGGCATCGTGGACCTCTTGAATTGCGGCCTTCACTTCAGGCGTCAGTGCGTATCCGCCCTTCTCGTTTGCTTCCTGCTTGTGTTTGTTCGTCATAGAGCCTCTGTTTAGTGCGTTAGGGATGGCATGTGTGTCAGGCTCCGAGAGATCGGCGCAGATCCCCGACCACCCACGTCAGGACGCCGCCGATCTTCTCGGGTGGTGGAATGTCGCCAGAGACGACACGATTTCGAACAGTGCGTGGGCTGCAGGCGTATAGCGCCGCGACCACGGGTATGCGCACACGCGCAAGGTCTGGCAGTTCATCGAAATGCGAAAGAACGTGGTTGCATGCTGCTTCAATGGTTTGCATCACCTTTCCTCAAACTGCAAAGCGGTACCTGCACACTAGTCGCAGCAGAAGCACCGCGATATGCCGCTAACGCGTTGACGGGGTATGCAGACGCGTTGAGATACCATTCCCCAGCTCATCGCGATCGCCAATGCCAATGCTCGGCGACGCCCTCCGCACGATTGGCTCTCTCTGCAACGCCATTGCCAAGCCATCAACAAAGGAGAGAACGTGACTTCAGGTCTTA
This window contains:
- a CDS encoding helix-turn-helix transcriptional regulator is translated as MQTIEAACNHVLSHFDELPDLARVRIPVVAALYACSPRTVRNRVVSGDIPPPEKIGGVLTWVVGDLRRSLGA